Part of the Nicotiana sylvestris chromosome 2, ASM39365v2, whole genome shotgun sequence genome, gaaaTTTTAAGTTAAGTCCTAATCTTtgtttgtttttccttcttttctagtGTTATAATGGAAGGCgatcatttttttgattttgacgaTTGGCGTAATTTTCTGGTATATTGGaaatttgttcttgatgataAGGTTAGATAATTCACAAGgcatttattttttctattattaatttatcattttttcattattttatgaCTGATTTGTTattgatttgttttattttttgcctttttatgAAGCATATTGACATTGCTCTCTATTATCTGAGAAAGAAGGAATGCTACCACCCTCGCGATCATCCTTTTCGATGCACAACTACTGATGTTCTTTTTGATAATTATATGGCACTTGTGTATAAAGATTTCAGTGAAGATGCTAGTGATGAGTTTTGGTGTGCTGGTGATAATCAGTTATTTCTGACACCATATGTGTGGGGGGGACAGCCGTAGATGTGGAATTGCATGGACTGAGATTGACAAAATCTTTTTTCCATGTCGGCTTCCTTCAGAAGATGATGAAGCCGTGACACACTTTTTGTTGGGAGTATTGGACTTGAATCAAAAAAAGATTGATGTATATGATTCCATATACAGTGAGCCATATGAAGCAGGAATGAACTACATGCAAATGTATGCATGCATGATCCCCCATTTGCTAAAGTTCTCACAGTTTGACAAAAATCACAAGTCTTTTGGGAATGTTTTCAACAAATTTGATATATAGTGGCAAAGATCACCACACCAAACTGGATCGTACATGTTATTATTTGTTATATTATTTATATGTACTTAAGATTTATTGTTTAATTCACTGCATATCTTACATTTCTCTTAGGACTGATTGTGGTGCATTCCTGATCAAATTTGTCGAGTTACTGATGATTGGAAAGGACGTGCAACAATTCCAACCCGAAGACATAAAAGACTTTCGAAAAGAACTTGCTGCAAATCTTTGGGCACATGGTGAATGGAAAAGAAATTCTGGTTATGATACTCCACCAGAAAATGTTGGTGATGATTATGAGAGTGAAAATGAAACATTCTGTCCAAAGGAGTTGTAAAGAAATTGTGGTGTTATTTTTGTATAAAATTGCTGTAAAGGTGACATCTGAATTATGCCAGTTTAGGATAGTTCTGAAATATTCTGTAAATTTGTGAAAAGGCACTTATATTTTGTTTTGTTGGCATAGCGTAATTTTTTGTAACAGCTATGCAAAATTACAATTTCAAAAGTTAACTTGTATTTCAAATTTAAGGACTCCTGTAGTTAATGACAAACAGTCatcaagtttttaacatgggactataacttaaggacctcatgtccttaacttttgaacttgaaattcaaagttaaggactgacagtcatTACGTTTTTAACTTGTACTTCAAATTTAAGGACTCCTGTAGTTAATGAcaaacagtcctcaagtttttaacatgggactataacttaaggacctatgtccttaacgtttgaacttaaaatttaaagttaaggacaaacagtccttaactttttaacttgtatttcaaacttaaggactcctgtagttaatgacaaacagtcctcaagtatttaacatgggactataacttaaggacctcatatccttaacttttgaacttaaaatttaaagttaaggacagacagtccttaaccttttaacttgtatttcaaacttaaggactcctatagttaatgacaaacagtcctcaattatttaacatgggactataacttaaggacctcatatccttaacttttgaacttgaaattcaaagttaaggatagacagtccttaagtttttaacatgggactataacttaaggacctatgtccttaacgtttgaacttaaaatttaaagttcaggacagacagtccttaacttattaacttgtatttcaaacttaaggactcctgtagttaaggacagacagtccttaagtttttaacatgaggctataacttaaggacctcatgtccttaacttttgaacttgaaattcaaaatTAAGGACATACAGTCATTACGTTTTTAATATGGGACTatacttaaggacctcatgtccttaatgtttgaacttaaaattcaaagttaaggacagacagtccttaagtttttaacatgagactataacttaaggacctatgtccttaacttttgaacttgaaattcaaagttaaggactgacagtcattacgtttttaacttgtatttcaaaTTTAAGGACTCCTGTAGTTAATTACAAAtagtcctcaagtttttaacatgggactataacttaaggacctatgTCCTTAAtgtttgaacttaaaatttaaagttaaggacagacagtcctcaaCTTTTTAACttgtaattcaaacttaaggactcctgtagttaatgacaaacagtcctcaagtatttaacatgggactataacttaaggacctcatatccttaacttttgaacttgaaattcaaagttaagaatagacagtccttaagtttttaacatgggactataacttaaggacatatgtccttaacgtttgaacttaaaatttaaagttaaggatagacagtccttaactttttaacttgtatttcaaacttaaggactcctgtagttaatgacagacaatccttaagtttttaacatgagactataacttaaggacctcatgtccttaacttttgaacttgaaattcaaagttaaggacagacagtcattACGTTTTTaatatgggactataacttaaggacctcatgtccttaatgtttgaacttaaaattcaaagttaaggacagacagtccttaagtttttaatatgagactataacttaaggacctcatgtcctttaacttttgaacttgaaattcaaagttaaggacagacagtcattACGTTTTTAATATGGGaatataacttaaggacctcatgtccttaatgtttgaacttaaaattcaaagttaaggacaaacagtccttaagtttttaacatgagactataacttaaggacctcatgtccttaacttttgaatttgaaattcaaagttaaggacagacagtcattACGTTTTCAAAATTGCAAGTTGAACTTACTGACTCCTGTTAATAACTTTTAATTGTTGAACTCTAAAGAAATTAAAAGAACGTAACATGATATAAATATTAAAAATCTAGCATCCGCTCAAATTAGAATAATAATGAATACAATCTATAGCAAAAACTTAAAAGAGTCGATAAACATAAGTGTATATTTCTACTCTTCTCTATGCTTTCTTGAAAATGGATGGAGTGCCGGAGAATATATACAAGTTGTTCTATTATGACCAATTCTTCTGCAACGACCACATttgaatgttatttttgatggCTCGGTAGCAGGAATATGCCTTTTCTTTTGCCTTCTACCTGGTGGCACTTTGAAATCTGGAGGTTTAACAATTTGTGACTTAACACTCTCTGGTACAATCCATGAATCAGTATGTCCTACAGGATGTATTTGTCTTTCATATGTTTTCAGCCAAGATTCCTTTAAGTACCAGTGCGAACAAAAGTCAGACTTCTTGATGTTTCTCTTCTCGATAGCTGCAATTGCATGTATGCATGGTAATTCATCAAGTTGAAATTGAAAACAATCACATGTTCTTTTGTTTAAGTCCACCAAGAAAGttattccttcttcttcaactctagaacGCCATGAATCAACAGGGAAGACCTTCAATGTTGAAAAATTATAAGTGAGTACATTATGttaaaaaatgtcaaaatcaTAATATAAACATAAAACATAATACTTACGTTCAAAGTAAATGCTAAATCTATTCTGTTCTTCAATTCCTCCTCTACCCAACAAGAAACATCATAAAATGTTCCTTCtgctttatttcttctttcataaaACCAATGTTGTAGCTTCACTTGAATGAAATCCATCATTCTTAGTATAGGCAGCTCCCTTGCTTCTAATAGCACTGAATTCATCGACTCAACTATATTTGTTGTGAGCATGTCATATCTTCGTTGTGGACTACAAGAACGTGCCCATCTTTCCGGTGGTTCTTCCATCAAGTAGTCATAAGTtttcttatctacatttgcaataTCTGACATGTATATGTCAAATTCTTTACGCTTGTATACTCTTGCAGCACTTTGGAAAAGTTTTATGACCTCACTTTTCACCTTTCTTCGCTTTAGGTTCTGCTCCAAATGATAGATGCAAATCCCATGATGGCTTTCAGGATATACCTTTACAATGCCATTTGCAATAGCTTGATGCCTGTCtgataaaaaaatcaaattctcACGGCTCCCAATTGCATTGCGAAGCTGACTAAAGTACCACTCATAGGAATTGTTGTTTTCAGATTCTGCTATTCCAAAGGCTAATGGGAAAATTTGGTTATTTGCATCTTTTGAAACTGAAATCATTAAAACACCACGATATTTTGACTTCAAAAAAGTCGCATCAACAAGAATCACTGGTCTACAATGATTCCAACCAGCTATCGATGATCCATATGCgtaaaacatataaagaaacctgAAAATACAATATAAAAAAAGGTTAAAATACTCGAAGTTTAGGACagtcagtccttaacttacatttacaagttataaagttaaggacatgctgtccttaacttttatttcaaagttcaaaacttaaggactggaagtccttaacttttaattacaagttcaaaacttaaggatagGCAGTCCTCAACTTCTGGTTATAACTCAAAAGTTAACAAGGCTAAAGACAGCATGTCCTAAATTGTTTACCTGTTGTTGTCGTCTATCTTTATGTTAGTATAAGTTCCCGGGTTTTTACTTGTCatcatatacaagtatgaacACAATAATTCATAATTTTCTTCGGGACTTCCTCTTATTAAAGCGGAAGCATGTTGAATAGCACGCCACGCCTTGTGATATCCAATGTCTAGTCCATGCAATTTTTGCATCTCTGCCATGACAAAAGCTGGTGTAACTTCAAATCTTGGGTCCCGAAGATTATCGATAATGTAACCACTAATCAACTTTGAAGTAGCATGCCTTTGATCTGCTTTCCTAGTGTTAACAGAGCAGTCATGCTTTTTCTCAAGCTTTACTATCTTGAATAATGTTgagtctttaattctgaaagcaCGCACACACCAACGACACCTATCATCATTGCATGTCAACGAATATCTTGTTGAGCTTGATCTAACAACTTTGAATTCAAAATGTCCTTTGATTGCTACAttagaaaaacaattaattatgcTCTTCTTATTGTCAAATACTGATCCGACTTTTATTTGATCCAAAGAAgcattttctcttaatattgtagttggggattctttttgtttcaaatttgatctTCGTTTAGTTATTTGAGTGCAGGTTTTGTCAGCAACTACTTCAATTACCGGTGCACTCTCTAAGACTTGAATACCCAAAGCTTGTTCGTTGTCAATCTCTATAATACTttgtccttctacttgaatagaaTCAAATGTTTGATGCACCTCTTCATTTAATGGttgagcttcaaccatatctaCTTCAACTATTTGTTGGCATCGCTCttgattgtcatgttgagtttTTGTGTTGGCATGTTCATTGCTTGTTGATGCAAAAACTCTTTCCGAAATATTAACTATGAAACGACAGCTCTTGAAGAGTGAATGAGTTTTTAGCAACTCTATACATGTGTGAAGATCTAAATCTTTGGATACAAGCATTCTTTTGCTTGTTCCAaggttgatatcaaaccatatcacTATTTCAAACTTTTCACTATCCAATTCAATAAGCTCAAAAATCTGTTTAACGAAATCTTCAAACTGAATTGACTCAGGTGCTAGGAAAAGCTTTGTTTGATGATCAAGATATTTATAGTCTTCAGTCCATCTACCATTAAAAGCAACTATTATGCATATTGTTTCCATCCTACAAGTCAAGAGAATGGGAAACAAAGGACATACGTTATAAAGCAATCCTTGTAGAATTAAGAACAGGTGTACTGTAAGTGCAAGACCAAGATAAGGACTGtttgtccttaacatttaaacatgtaattaaagttaaggactgcgagtccttaagttttaaacatggaattaaaagttaaggactgtctgtccttaacatttaaacatgtaattaaagttaaggattgcgagtccttaagttttaaacatggaattaaaagttaaggactgtctgtccttaacatttaaacatgtaattaaagttaaggactgcgagtccttaagttttaaacatggaattaaaagttaaggactgtctgtccttaacatttaaacatgtaattaaagttaaggactgtcagtccttaagttttaaacatggaattaaaagttaaggactgccagtccttaagttttaaatatggaattaaaacttaaggactagcagtccttaacttttgaaccagaaattaaaagctaaggactgcctgtcctttaacatttaaatatagaattaaaagttaaggactgtcagtccttaacatttaaacatggaatttaaaacttaaggattgttagtccttaacttttgaaccagaaattaaaagctaaggactgtttgtcctttaacatttaaacatggaattaaaattaaaagttaaggactgccagtccttaagtttcaaacatggaattaaaacttaaggactaccagtccttaacttttgaaccagaaattaaaagctaaggactgcctgtcctttaacatttaaacatggaattaaaagttaaggattgtcagtccttaacatttaaacatggaattaaaacttaaggactaccagtccttaacttttgaaccagaaattaaaagctaaggactgtctgtcctttaacatttaaacaaggaattaaaagttaaggactgtcagtccttaacatttaaacatggaattaaaacttaaggattgctagtccttaacttttgaatcaGAAAAAAAATgttcttatttttttgaattcaatTTCCAAAATGAAGACACTATGTCCGGAAtacagaaattcaaaaaaaatcaaattcttatctaatatataatcaaatcaatacagattttaaaaagTATAACTATAGCGAAATAAAAATTGATAGAAACACATGAAATTACAACTTACTGTTTATCTATGTTGTTTTTTTGGATTAGATTGCTGAATTTTTGAAATCGGGAAGAGAAATGGTGGTTCGTCCTCTGTTGATCGCCGCTGCTGCTGTTGCTCGCTTCTTCTCTTTGTGTAACTGCTGCTTGTGTTGATAgcgtaggtataagttataccagaAGGGTATTTTAGTCCAGTCAGGTATAAGTTTTTTAAAAGGAGTGGCTAAAGTCTAAATACATTGAAAACAGTGGCTTTAAAATAAAAGCCACAGCTTTTAGTGGCTATTTGTGCCGTTCGCCCCCACCACGTTAATCTTTGATTTCAGTGCCCTAACAGCAGTGCCATTTCTTAATCACAGTTGACGTGGCAAAACACAATTGGAGGAGAACATGATAAGAAAAAGTACAGTTTTGGCTTTGAAATGAAACTGACCAAATTAAGTCTATTGAATAAGTGGGCCAACGAGAAAATGGACTAGTGATTTAGACGCTCTACCCATGTAATGAAAAGTTAATTACTAATATATAATGCATTCGCGTCCAGCTTTTGAGCTTGAACCTTGAAGGACAATTAATTGATTGATGATATGGTAACTTTCCCTGCAACTGATTGTCTGACTACTTGTGCTCTAACACTAATAAAATTAGAAATAAGATTACACTACCTATAAATTGGTATTGAATTTGTTTGTAAGCAATGTTATGTTAAAAGGAGTTATACACTAGGTGATAATACAGTTACTTGcgaaaaagatgaaaaaacaTTATTGTCCCCCGGTGGGTTTAATTTATCAAATCAAGTCCAATATAGGAATAATTACTTCGTACGACGATTTTCCTTTGCATTTGTTATTTATTTACCCTAAGCCGAACCAAGATAAGCTTGCTATTTTGGAAAATATAACACTCCCTGTTCAGATGagaattcaaaaataaaatggatAGGAAagagaaaataatataaattCAAGAGACTGCCTCTGAGGTGTAGGAATAGTACTTCCCATTCTTGATCTTGTGTTTTAACTTTTAAGAAAGGGAGAGGAAATCTTCAATGAAAGAGAAAGTAATAAGAATAAGAATTCCAGAAGTTGTTACATTTTTTCAACACAAAGCTTCCAGTAAATTTGCTAGTATTGCGTCCCAAACAAGATGAGCTGGTAAGCTTACACGATTAACGGTATAATATACCGATTCGGAACGTAAATGAATGAGTCATTTAATTAGATTAGATCCTTTTGATAACAGAGACAAAAAGCATCAATTAAAACATTAGACGCGACTTAAATAAATATAACTTTTGACTAATTTAGTTGACTTAACAAAAGCTAAAGCTAGAGTTATGGTGATCATACTATTCAACTTTCAGCTGTAAATTAATAGACAACTTATGGTCCTCAGTCCTGTCTACTTTTCTCTTGCTTTGTAGGAGACAGTGATTAGGTTTGGTATTACGGCACTTGAGCAGATTTAACGTTCTTTTAGAGGTGagtttataatttaaattttatatGTGTGCTTTTTAAagtttttaatattgaaatgTTTCGGGCTTTTGATGGCTTTTAACATTTTGAgttcataaaataaatatttgttaAAATTTTAGTGATATttcatacacatatatatatatatatatatatatatatatatatatatatatatatatatatatatccttgtTCCATGTTGAAATAATGAGTTTGATTGACACACAACTAATAAGCTATATCTGCCACTGCGTTCACATTCCTCCTGCTTCGTATTAGGGAGGACATATTTGTCCATCTAACAAAGTTTATGTATGTACATTACCTACATAACAAGAAATTCAGAAAATTTCAACTAAAAGATTCATGAATAAATTCCCTGAAAATCTAAGGTTAACTTTCCCGAGCCAAATTATTGTTATAGACCATAGGAAAATATACTTCTTATGTATTTTCCCAATTTTACGTTAATGCGTAAAATTTGCCTAATATCTGAATTGCAGATCAGTTAATACATAAAGTTTAATCGGAATGTGATTTGAGGAAGGTTTTATTGTCACTGTGGATCAtgcatctctctctctctcaggaTGATAGTATCTAGAATCAAATTATCCGCACTTTGATTAATCCATTAAATAACTTATGATACAGTtcacaagtattaggcatgccAACTCGATCGGCAAAACTCAAGTGCTCCTATTGACGACGTCTATTCTTCAGTTGATAATCGGAATATTACTCCTCCCTTTAGAACTTATGCGACAGTATTTGACTTGTGACGAAGTTTAAGAAAGAGATGTCCTATGTCGTCAAAAATAAGTTATAAAATTTTGTGTGACTATAGATCATCTCATTAATTAGGAGTATAGAAAAAACTTAAAGTTTAATTGTTCTAAATATATAAATGTAACATTTGACAAACTAAGAGCGAGGTACGGTCACATATGCATGAAGTGATCAAGCAAGAGTGTTCACACCAGAATTAGAACTTGATGAGTTAGCAATTTACTTTGAGGTTGAAAACCATTTAAACAAAAGAAGAATAAACATCGAGAACTCAATAAACATCACATCCTTTTCACATTTCTCAATCAAACAAGACGAGACATTATTGGCTCTCGTACAGTGTACAGCAaatacaaacaacaacaacaatatattaCAGCAATAAGAGGACATCTGACTTTTGCTCACTCCTTAATCTTAGTACTGATCTCACGTTCACAATATCACCGAGCATCCAGACATGAGCATGACTGTCCATATCAATACAAATATAACAACTTTCTTTTGTAGGGTCACATGTACGTACGGATATCTATAAGCAGCTGGAATGAATATGTATAAATAATTAACAGTTGATGTAAAGTTTCATATTCCGGCCACACATTCTGGTGGGGTGACTGGATTTCTGGATTTGTCAGTGCAATAATCATAGATCATGTGGTTCATTCTAACCCAGCGATATTGCCTTGCTTCCACAGCACTGAGTTGTTGGTAATTAGCTCCTTCCCACCAATTGCGTGGATTTGAGGCACAGTTTGCTGGTCCTGGCATTGCACATCCCTCTATGTCAAAGTCCTTGTAGTATGCGTAAAATGGGGATTTGCTCCAATTTATTTTCTCTAATCCACCTCTCGTTGCCCAGTCATCGGCTTCCCACAATGTGGAATACACTCCCATGGGTTGGAATTTGGGGAATGGGATTCCTTTTGCTTCGTTGTTCTTGTACACTCTAATGGGTACTGCGTCCACGTAGAATCTTCAATAGTACAAACAGTTTATCAGTAATACTTACTTGCATCTGGTCAAATAAGTTAATCATAACTAAATTTCTTGGATAGAAAAATGATACTATTTAACATGTCATATGCTATAACAAGGTAAACTATATGGTCAGTATATATAACTCAAATCCATGTTTTTATCGATTTTACAAGATGTGTCTACTTACACGGCGTGGTGGTGGTTCCAAAGAATGGTATAAGTGTGAAAATCAGCGGATGGATCGAACCAAAGGTTGACCCTTTGTTCCTTGTCACCTTTTCCATGAACATAAACATTCGTCTGGACAGTGTACGGCTGGCCTGACCTGTTTCCCAAGAACTCGAAGTCTAGCTCGTCCCTTACGTTGTCTGTGTCCGAATTCATCTGCAAAAAAAAATGTCATGCAGAATTTTTATTGAACATGAAGTCTAGTGTAAA contains:
- the LOC104223372 gene encoding probable xyloglucan endotransglucosylase/hydrolase protein 6, producing MGKLTSLKYSAAILILLYALTFSFSVSARPATFLQDFKVSWAYSHIKQIDGGRAIQLILDQNSGCGFASKSKYLFGRVSMKIKLVPGDSAGTVTAFYMNSDTDNVRDELDFEFLGNRSGQPYTVQTNVYVHGKGDKEQRVNLWFDPSADFHTYTILWNHHHAVFYVDAVPIRVYKNNEAKGIPFPKFQPMGVYSTLWEADDWATRGGLEKINWSKSPFYAYYKDFDIEGCAMPGPANCASNPRNWWEGANYQQLSAVEARQYRWVRMNHMIYDYCTDKSRNPVTPPECVAGI